One Thermoplasmata archaeon genomic region harbors:
- a CDS encoding HypC/HybG/HupF family hydrogenase formation chaperone — protein MCLGIPALVLERRGDTGKVDFGGTVREVNLSLVDATVGDWVIVHAGFAIQLLDERQALETLELFRQVFGGVEGRHDAGNA, from the coding sequence ATGTGCCTGGGCATCCCAGCTCTCGTCTTGGAGAGGCGGGGCGACACAGGAAAGGTCGATTTCGGCGGAACGGTCCGAGAGGTCAATCTCTCTCTCGTCGATGCCACAGTGGGGGACTGGGTGATCGTCCATGCGGGCTTCGCCATCCAGCTCCTCGACGAGCGGCAGGCACTGGAGACCCTCGAGCTATTCAGGCAGGTCTTTGGTGGGGTTGAGGGGAGGCACGACGCCGGGAATGCTTGA
- a CDS encoding hydrogenase maturation nickel metallochaperone HypA translates to MHEFSVISRVVEALLSELEARNAGATEARRGGPAEHEGTDAGVGRVGCQTRKGVDNTSHPRIASVESVTLEVGELTMLSEEPLKFAWELLTENGPLRGSKLMIVRRPVVLECPACGYRGVGKPPEGLATHFFIPALNCPRCGGDVRVVGGRECLIREMRVVMEDGGEKSEREGAGGRRGRGGGVRGGGDGRGGGAAQMSLKGPGGRL, encoded by the coding sequence GTGCACGAGTTTTCCGTGATATCCCGTGTCGTCGAGGCCCTACTCAGCGAGCTCGAGGCGAGGAATGCAGGAGCCACTGAAGCAAGGCGAGGTGGTCCCGCGGAACATGAGGGGACCGACGCGGGGGTGGGAAGAGTCGGGTGCCAGACCCGAAAAGGAGTCGATAACACCAGCCACCCGAGAATCGCAAGCGTCGAGAGCGTGACACTTGAGGTTGGAGAGCTGACCATGCTCAGCGAAGAGCCGCTGAAGTTCGCGTGGGAACTCCTGACAGAGAATGGGCCTCTCAGGGGTTCGAAGCTAATGATTGTGAGGAGACCAGTGGTTCTTGAATGCCCGGCCTGTGGCTACAGGGGCGTGGGAAAGCCTCCCGAAGGGCTGGCCACCCATTTTTTTATTCCGGCTCTGAACTGCCCGCGCTGCGGCGGCGATGTGAGGGTTGTTGGGGGGCGCGAGTGCTTAATACGGGAAATGAGGGTGGTTATGGAGGATGGAGGAGAGAAGTCGGAGCGAGAGGGGGCGGGGGGCCGGCGGGGTCGCGGGGGAGGCGTCCGGGGAGGGGGAGATGGAAGGGGAGGAGGAGCGGCGCAGATGAGTCTGAAAGGGCCGGGGGGTAGGCTGTGA
- a CDS encoding carbamoyltransferase HypF has translation MKFTRIVFFGVVQGVGFRPTAYRVARTMGLKGYVRNNGSNVEVVVDGRAREYVDALKRALPPLARIEEVRYESADESAVLRALGRRAVEGFSIVHSRSGSRVSPIPPDTAICDSCLKELLDPSDRRYLFPFTNCTDCGARFSVIRDVPYDRRNTSMDEFPLCPLCRAEYTSPDDRRFHAQTISCPRDGPQYVLHDAKGRVLASGLEAIGEAARRIDAGQIGVVKGWGGMHIVCRLEECTRLRKWYRRPAKPFAVMFRNLEAAKRVADVDDFAERLLTSPQRPIVVLPRTKASLAIGHEPCETRERGEGGGEAGGGFDAEGEVGETGAGGDAVLDCVSPGLGSIGCYLPYSGLHHVLFSMMRSDAIIMTSANPAGEPMLIKNEEAFSLGLDFYLLHNRTIVSRTDDSVLIPFRGRRFFIRKSRGWVPDGIPVPYKSRVLSMGAERNVTSAVSKDGRLYATQYIGNTTRYSVQLFQESATRHLMRLLGVQSIERVVVDLHPQYATRKLGAELAREWGAEVDEVQHHWAHAASLMLDNGVERDERLVCIAADGAGYGADGTVWGGEILLASYRGFERVGTLESFPLLGGDAAVRDPPRLVLALLGQAGVDWREWEHQSLLERDRAEVLLRLKGSSPLTSSLGRVLDAISCYLGVGKARTYDGEPAIRLELYLEKGRAVHRFEMEELGGGGTCATRVIPVTPLFRQLHMAVKGRVLTERERADWARSIVESLVGQMVDVAAEAAEREGLRRIGWTGGVSYNIPITEMVVRRVRERGLEPLLHDRIPNGDGGISAGQNVIIGISES, from the coding sequence GTGAAGTTCACACGCATTGTCTTTTTTGGAGTCGTGCAGGGCGTTGGGTTCAGGCCGACCGCGTATAGGGTCGCGAGGACGATGGGGCTGAAGGGATACGTCCGCAACAACGGCTCCAATGTGGAGGTTGTGGTCGACGGGAGGGCGCGCGAGTACGTTGACGCGCTTAAGAGGGCGCTCCCGCCGCTAGCGCGAATAGAGGAGGTGAGGTACGAGTCTGCAGATGAGAGCGCGGTGCTCAGAGCGCTGGGCCGGAGGGCTGTGGAGGGGTTCAGCATCGTGCACAGCAGGTCTGGGTCAAGGGTATCGCCGATTCCCCCGGACACGGCGATTTGCGACTCATGCCTCAAAGAGCTTCTCGACCCCTCGGACAGGCGCTACTTGTTCCCATTCACCAACTGCACCGACTGCGGCGCCAGATTCTCCGTGATACGCGACGTGCCCTACGATCGGAGGAACACGTCGATGGACGAGTTCCCGCTCTGCCCCTTGTGCCGTGCGGAGTACACCAGCCCGGACGACAGGCGCTTCCATGCCCAGACAATATCCTGCCCGCGCGACGGTCCCCAGTACGTGCTCCACGACGCCAAAGGAAGGGTGCTGGCCAGCGGGCTGGAGGCGATAGGGGAGGCAGCCAGAAGAATCGACGCAGGTCAGATCGGCGTTGTCAAGGGCTGGGGCGGGATGCACATCGTCTGCAGGCTAGAGGAATGCACGCGACTGAGGAAATGGTACCGGAGGCCGGCCAAGCCATTCGCAGTGATGTTCCGAAATCTTGAAGCCGCAAAGAGGGTCGCGGATGTCGACGATTTCGCCGAGCGGCTTCTCACGTCGCCACAAAGGCCGATAGTCGTGCTCCCCAGAACGAAAGCGTCCTTAGCTATAGGGCACGAGCCCTGCGAGACGAGAGAGAGAGGCGAGGGAGGCGGCGAAGCCGGAGGAGGTTTCGATGCGGAGGGTGAGGTGGGTGAGACGGGCGCGGGTGGCGATGCGGTGCTGGATTGCGTTTCTCCCGGCCTGGGCAGCATCGGCTGCTACCTGCCCTATTCCGGCCTCCACCATGTGCTCTTCTCAATGATGCGCTCGGACGCAATTATTATGACCTCCGCCAACCCCGCAGGCGAGCCCATGCTGATTAAGAACGAGGAGGCCTTTTCTCTGGGGCTTGACTTCTACCTCCTCCACAACAGGACCATCGTGAGCCGCACCGACGACAGCGTTCTGATTCCATTCCGGGGGCGGAGGTTCTTCATAAGGAAATCGAGGGGCTGGGTGCCGGACGGAATTCCCGTGCCCTACAAAAGCCGGGTCCTATCCATGGGCGCTGAGAGGAACGTGACCTCCGCCGTCTCTAAGGACGGGAGGCTCTACGCTACCCAGTACATCGGGAACACGACAAGGTACAGCGTTCAGCTTTTCCAGGAGAGTGCTACCAGGCATCTGATGAGGCTTCTGGGAGTTCAGAGCATCGAGAGGGTCGTTGTGGACCTCCACCCCCAGTACGCAACACGAAAGCTGGGCGCAGAGCTGGCCCGGGAGTGGGGGGCGGAGGTTGACGAGGTCCAGCATCACTGGGCCCACGCGGCCTCGCTGATGCTCGACAACGGCGTCGAAAGGGATGAGCGCTTGGTCTGCATAGCGGCCGACGGCGCGGGCTATGGAGCCGACGGGACGGTCTGGGGCGGTGAGATTCTGCTTGCCTCCTATAGGGGCTTCGAGCGCGTGGGCACACTTGAGAGTTTCCCGCTGCTCGGTGGTGACGCTGCCGTCCGGGACCCACCCAGACTAGTTCTGGCTCTGCTTGGCCAAGCGGGGGTGGACTGGAGGGAATGGGAGCACCAGAGCCTCCTCGAGAGAGATAGGGCGGAGGTGTTGCTGAGGTTGAAGGGGAGCAGCCCACTCACCTCGAGCCTCGGGAGGGTTCTCGACGCAATCTCCTGCTACTTGGGCGTGGGGAAGGCGCGAACCTATGATGGGGAGCCAGCCATCAGGCTGGAGCTATATCTGGAAAAGGGGAGGGCAGTCCATAGGTTTGAAATGGAGGAGCTAGGAGGGGGAGGCACTTGCGCGACCCGCGTGATTCCCGTGACGCCTCTGTTCAGACAGCTGCACATGGCGGTGAAGGGAAGGGTGCTGACGGAGAGGGAGAGGGCGGACTGGGCCCGCTCCATTGTTGAGTCGTTAGTCGGGCAGATGGTAGACGTGGCAGCCGAAGCGGCCGAAAGGGAGGGGCTCAGGAGAATCGGCTGGACCGGTGGCGTTTCATACAACATACCGATAACGGAAATGGTTGTGAGGCGGGTGAGGGAGAGGGGGCTGGAGCCCCTCCTGCACGACAGAATTCCCAACGGCGACGGAGGCATTTCTGCGGGGCAAAATGTAATTATTGGTATTAGTGAATCGTGA
- a CDS encoding hydrogenase maturation protease, protein MEKPREELPSYCTAEVLVLGCGNPLVGDDGFGPAVAELLLSMQASGRLVSALGGESGGKIDEGAVCIINAGTGSRTILFNLLTGPSRPAGLIIVDALDAGREPGELFWVPIAALSLEKAEDFSLHMTPASNMLYQLEKMGVEIGILACQPSPLPDRMREGLSDAVARAVERAAGMVLERAARILRNARTQSV, encoded by the coding sequence GTGGAGAAACCTCGCGAAGAGCTCCCGTCCTACTGCACCGCTGAAGTGCTCGTGCTCGGCTGCGGGAACCCGCTGGTCGGCGACGATGGCTTCGGACCCGCGGTGGCGGAGCTCCTGCTGTCCATGCAGGCCTCCGGGCGCCTCGTATCGGCACTTGGGGGCGAGAGCGGAGGAAAAATTGACGAAGGCGCCGTATGCATAATCAACGCCGGAACTGGCTCCCGCACCATCCTGTTCAACCTGCTGACCGGGCCTTCGAGACCGGCGGGCCTCATCATCGTTGACGCCCTGGACGCGGGGAGGGAGCCTGGCGAGCTCTTCTGGGTGCCAATAGCTGCGCTGAGTCTGGAGAAGGCAGAGGACTTCTCGCTCCACATGACCCCCGCCTCCAACATGCTCTACCAGCTGGAGAAAATGGGTGTCGAGATAGGCATCCTGGCCTGCCAGCCATCCCCCCTCCCGGACAGGATGAGGGAGGGGCTCTCAGATGCGGTGGCCAGAGCGGTGGAGCGCGCGGCCGGAATGGTCCTCGAGAGGGCAGCGAGAATTCTGCGCAACGCCCGGACCCAGTCAGTATGA
- the hypD gene encoding hydrogenase formation protein HypD, producing the protein MARRLIERLRSMHLSLRIMHVCGTHQDTLVRHGLEPMLRSAGVEIRQGPGCPVCVTTPRELEEILTLARSGMRVAVFGDMLRVPSPSGSLEEARARGADVRVVYSAEDAVRLARRDNRETVFMAVGFETTAPGTALALKTGPPENFSVLTCHRNVPPALEALLGMGELRLDGLIEPGHVSTIIGIRPYEPLSEKYRIPQVVAGFEPLDLLMAVYMLGRQKLEGRAEVENEYSRVVRPEGNAKALELLDRTFEACDVEWRGFPVIPGSGLRLRPEFEKWDARKKFAEELAPLREKVFREPPGCRCGEVLRGIREPEKCPLFGRKCRPESPVGPCMVSAEGGCNILYKYGRDTG; encoded by the coding sequence ATGGCCCGCAGGCTCATTGAGAGATTGAGGTCTATGCACCTCAGCCTGAGAATCATGCACGTCTGCGGCACCCATCAGGACACATTGGTCAGGCACGGTCTGGAGCCCATGCTAAGGTCCGCGGGCGTCGAGATCAGGCAGGGCCCGGGCTGCCCAGTCTGCGTCACAACGCCTCGTGAGCTCGAAGAAATCCTCACGCTTGCGCGGAGCGGAATGAGGGTGGCCGTTTTTGGCGACATGCTCAGGGTACCCAGCCCCTCCGGCTCTCTCGAGGAGGCCCGTGCAAGGGGTGCAGACGTGAGAGTCGTTTACAGCGCCGAGGACGCCGTGCGACTCGCCCGCCGGGATAACAGGGAGACTGTTTTCATGGCTGTGGGCTTCGAGACGACGGCCCCAGGGACCGCTCTGGCTTTGAAGACCGGCCCGCCGGAGAACTTTTCCGTGCTCACCTGTCACAGAAACGTACCCCCAGCGCTGGAGGCCTTGCTCGGGATGGGCGAGCTCAGGCTTGATGGCCTGATTGAGCCCGGCCATGTCAGCACGATAATAGGCATCAGGCCCTACGAGCCCCTCTCGGAAAAGTACCGCATACCGCAGGTCGTGGCGGGCTTCGAGCCCCTCGACCTACTCATGGCCGTCTACATGCTCGGCCGACAGAAGCTGGAGGGGAGGGCGGAGGTCGAGAACGAGTACTCTCGGGTCGTGAGGCCCGAGGGCAATGCGAAGGCTCTCGAGCTGCTGGATAGGACATTCGAGGCCTGCGACGTGGAGTGGCGCGGGTTCCCGGTCATCCCCGGCAGCGGACTCAGGCTTCGCCCCGAGTTCGAGAAATGGGACGCCAGAAAGAAATTCGCAGAAGAGCTCGCGCCGCTGAGAGAAAAAGTGTTCCGGGAGCCACCGGGTTGCCGTTGCGGGGAGGTCCTCAGGGGAATTCGCGAGCCAGAGAAGTGCCCTCTTTTCGGGAGAAAATGCAGACCGGAGAGCCCCGTGGGGCCATGCATGGTCAGCGCGGAGGGCGGGTGCAACATTTTATATAAATACGGCAGGGATACCGGGTGA
- a CDS encoding methyl viologen-reducing hydrogenase: MPTIAIENFAVCTGCEVSVLDMGETLLKLLPQLDFVHCQVLMDRKWFGQKGEKERLEVASADVGIITGGIRTEEDRHIAQELRKNVKTLITLGACAVHGGIPALANLSTRDQIMNTVYNTPTTEKGVMPGKDIPPLTDRVYAVDEVVKVDMQIPGCPPSPEVIANALTHLLQGKPWSLPERSVCDDCPTKREKKAQVNLKRPLQNPDRDYTKPLSEMRCFNEQGILCNGPATKTGCGGEDKVPRCIKANMPCRGCFGPIRAGAKPMVDMMGALSSIGLDPKLIEDRMAHFNRYIGAHNNLRPLPKR; this comes from the coding sequence ATGCCGACAATAGCCATTGAGAACTTTGCCGTGTGCACGGGTTGCGAGGTATCGGTGCTGGACATGGGCGAGACCCTTTTGAAGCTGCTGCCCCAGCTAGACTTCGTCCACTGCCAAGTGCTGATGGACAGAAAGTGGTTCGGGCAGAAGGGAGAGAAGGAGAGACTCGAAGTCGCAAGCGCCGATGTGGGCATCATCACAGGTGGCATCAGGACGGAGGAGGACAGGCACATCGCCCAGGAGCTGAGGAAGAACGTGAAGACCCTCATCACGCTGGGTGCGTGCGCGGTCCACGGTGGAATTCCAGCCCTCGCGAATTTGTCCACCCGGGACCAGATAATGAACACCGTGTACAACACCCCGACGACGGAGAAGGGGGTCATGCCCGGCAAGGACATACCACCCCTAACTGACCGCGTCTATGCCGTTGACGAGGTCGTCAAGGTTGATATGCAGATACCGGGCTGCCCTCCCTCGCCCGAAGTCATCGCGAACGCGCTCACGCACCTCCTGCAGGGCAAGCCCTGGTCCTTGCCCGAGAGGAGCGTCTGTGATGACTGCCCGACGAAGAGGGAGAAGAAGGCCCAGGTAAACCTCAAGAGGCCCCTCCAGAACCCCGATAGGGACTACACAAAGCCGCTGAGCGAGATGCGCTGCTTCAACGAGCAAGGAATTCTATGCAACGGTCCCGCCACGAAGACGGGCTGCGGGGGAGAGGACAAAGTGCCTAGGTGCATCAAGGCCAACATGCCATGTCGCGGGTGTTTCGGGCCGATCAGGGCAGGCGCGAAACCCATGGTGGACATGATGGGCGCTCTGTCCTCGATAGGACTGGACCCGAAGCTCATCGAGGACAGGATGGCCCACTTCAACAGGTACATTGGAGCGCACAATAACCTGAGACCCCTTCCAAAGAGGTGA
- a CDS encoding Ni/Fe hydrogenase subunit alpha has protein sequence MQKTITIQPITRIEGHAKVTINLNAEGNVDDAKFHITLLRGFEEFCRGRPVEEMPRITTSICGVCPVSHHLASAKAGDAVLGVDIPPAARKLRELLNAFAYVEEHLLHFYFLAAPDFIMGPGAPVGERNIFGIIKKMPDVATKVAMARLHANKAVEIIGGRSIHPVAATPGGFSKPLSSTEREKLKEWGRELLDIAQFSIKNAKENIFPKYIDLVKTLGVIRTGFMGTVDKEGALDLYDGKIRLMSAGGDIKEFPVTDYDKHIKEHVEPWSYLKFPYAPELGPYSLDPDNPGGMYRTNTLARINVCDKIRTPLANAELNEFRKTFGRPAQQTLLYNWARLIELLYNAEHLNQLLDDPEITSTDTRKAVTVRAARGIGSVEAPRGTLIHDYTTDEKGLIKEVNLIVGTTHNNGPINMSVKQAAKSLIKNGHYDETILNEIEVAIRAYDPCLACATHTLDGRVQVQVDIRDHRGVLLDSFRN, from the coding sequence ATGCAGAAGACCATTACCATACAGCCGATAACGAGAATCGAGGGCCACGCCAAAGTGACGATAAACCTGAATGCAGAGGGCAATGTGGACGACGCAAAGTTCCACATAACCCTTCTCCGCGGATTTGAGGAGTTTTGCAGGGGCAGACCAGTCGAGGAGATGCCGCGTATAACAACGAGCATCTGCGGCGTCTGCCCGGTCTCGCACCACCTCGCATCCGCCAAGGCGGGGGACGCAGTGCTCGGCGTGGACATCCCGCCCGCTGCAAGGAAGCTGCGCGAGCTGCTCAACGCCTTTGCATACGTCGAAGAGCATCTCCTGCACTTCTACTTCCTCGCTGCCCCCGACTTTATCATGGGCCCCGGAGCCCCCGTGGGCGAGAGGAACATTTTCGGGATAATCAAGAAGATGCCGGATGTCGCGACCAAGGTGGCCATGGCGCGCCTCCACGCCAACAAGGCGGTCGAGATAATCGGCGGGCGGTCGATTCATCCCGTCGCCGCGACGCCGGGCGGCTTCAGCAAGCCCCTGAGCTCTACAGAGAGGGAGAAGCTCAAGGAGTGGGGGAGGGAGCTGCTGGACATCGCCCAGTTCTCCATCAAGAACGCCAAGGAGAATATATTCCCGAAATATATCGACCTCGTGAAGACTCTGGGCGTCATCAGGACGGGCTTCATGGGCACTGTGGACAAGGAGGGGGCCCTCGACCTCTACGACGGGAAAATCAGGCTGATGAGCGCCGGCGGGGATATAAAGGAGTTCCCGGTCACGGATTATGACAAACACATCAAAGAGCACGTAGAGCCTTGGAGCTACCTGAAGTTCCCCTACGCTCCGGAGCTCGGCCCCTACTCCTTGGACCCCGACAACCCAGGCGGAATGTACAGGACCAACACTCTGGCCCGGATAAACGTCTGCGACAAGATTCGGACGCCTCTGGCAAACGCGGAGCTGAACGAATTCAGGAAGACATTCGGAAGGCCCGCCCAGCAGACTCTTCTATACAACTGGGCCAGGCTGATAGAGCTCCTCTACAACGCAGAGCACCTGAACCAGCTACTAGACGATCCCGAAATCACCAGCACCGACACCCGGAAGGCTGTGACTGTCAGAGCCGCCAGAGGCATAGGCTCCGTGGAGGCGCCGAGGGGGACGCTGATACACGACTACACCACCGACGAGAAGGGCCTCATCAAGGAAGTGAACCTTATTGTGGGGACCACACACAACAACGGGCCGATCAACATGTCAGTCAAGCAGGCGGCTAAAAGTCTCATCAAGAACGGGCACTACGACGAGACCATTCTCAATGAGATCGAGGTGGCGATAAGGGCCTACGACCCGTGCCTCGCCTGCGCCACCCACACCCTCGACGGGAGGGTTCAGGTCCAGGTGGACATTAGGGACCACAGGGGGGTCCTGCTGGACAGCTTCAGGAATTGA
- the hypB gene encoding hydrogenase nickel incorporation protein HypB, producing the protein MHKTVEIGLGADVLSANARIAEENLKRLRANGIISFDFMGSIGSGKTLLIERMIDVLKKKGKRAAAIAGDVAGDDDFQRFRAHRVPAVNVNTGRECHLDAHLVDHALEQLDLKNLDVLFIENVGNLVCPTDFPLGTDKRVVVVSVTEGDDMVRKHPVIFSLADFIIINKVDLAKIIGVDPKVLVRDARRLRPKAPVFLTSAKSGLGVPNLMRAMGIW; encoded by the coding sequence ATGCACAAAACGGTCGAAATCGGCCTTGGCGCCGACGTTCTGAGCGCCAACGCGAGAATCGCTGAGGAGAACCTCAAGCGCCTCCGGGCGAATGGAATCATTTCCTTCGACTTCATGGGCTCGATAGGCTCCGGTAAGACCCTGCTCATCGAGAGGATGATTGATGTGTTGAAGAAAAAGGGGAAGAGGGCCGCGGCCATCGCGGGCGATGTTGCCGGTGACGACGACTTCCAGAGATTCAGAGCGCACAGGGTCCCGGCCGTGAATGTCAACACCGGCAGGGAGTGCCATCTGGACGCACATCTCGTCGACCACGCATTAGAGCAACTCGACCTTAAAAATCTGGACGTGTTGTTCATAGAGAACGTCGGTAACCTCGTCTGCCCCACCGACTTCCCGCTGGGCACGGATAAGAGGGTGGTTGTGGTCTCGGTCACGGAGGGCGACGACATGGTGCGCAAGCACCCCGTAATATTCTCTCTGGCCGACTTCATCATTATCAACAAGGTTGATCTGGCGAAAATAATCGGGGTGGACCCGAAGGTGCTTGTCAGGGACGCCCGGAGATTGAGGCCGAAAGCTCCTGTCTTTCTGACCAGCGCCAAGAGCGGACTGGGCGTTCCTAATCTAATGAGGGCGATGGGAATCTGGTAG
- a CDS encoding hydrogenase iron-sulfur subunit, with protein MGEAEGQETAKERPFEPLIITFCCNWCSYAGADLAGTSRIQYPPNIRIIRVMCSGMVHPNLVIDALTKGADGVLICGCHIGDCHYLDGNKKAQQRAEAIKLMLMDLGIEEERFRLEWVSASEGQRFAEVVRDFVEKVRALGPSPYRQR; from the coding sequence ATGGGCGAGGCAGAGGGTCAGGAAACCGCGAAGGAGAGGCCCTTCGAGCCTTTGATAATCACTTTCTGCTGCAACTGGTGCTCCTACGCCGGCGCGGACCTTGCAGGGACATCGAGAATTCAGTATCCGCCGAACATACGAATTATAAGGGTGATGTGCTCCGGTATGGTCCATCCAAATCTGGTGATCGATGCCCTCACCAAGGGCGCCGACGGCGTCCTGATATGCGGCTGCCATATCGGCGACTGTCACTATCTGGACGGGAACAAAAAGGCGCAGCAGAGGGCCGAGGCCATCAAGCTGATGCTCATGGACCTCGGGATAGAGGAGGAAAGGTTCAGGCTGGAGTGGGTCTCGGCTTCGGAGGGCCAGCGGTTCGCCGAGGTCGTGAGGGACTTTGTGGAGAAGGTCAGGGCGCTGGGACCGAGCCCGTACAGGCAGAGATAA